The proteins below come from a single Gossypium raimondii isolate GPD5lz chromosome 2, ASM2569854v1, whole genome shotgun sequence genomic window:
- the LOC105788620 gene encoding 21 kDa protein — translation MASSSIIFLLLSLLCIVCEARSPTAARSGASNFIKASCSATKYPSLCIQSLAAFAPSIQRSPRQLAQTALSVSLERAKSTQAFVSKMKKFRGLKRRQYEAIKDCIEEMSESVDRLSKSVQELKYMGQAKGQDFLWHVSNVETWVSAALTDENTCVDGFAGRALDGKIKASIGARVINVAQVTSNALSLVNQFASKQ, via the coding sequence ATGGCAAGTTCCTCCATTATTTTTCTCTTGCTTTCGCTTCTATGCATTGTTTGCGAGGCCAGATCTCCAACTGCTGCAAGATCAGGTGCCTCAAATTTCATCAAGGCTTCATGTAGTGCCACCAAATATCCATCACTTTGCATCCAATCTCTCGCAGCTTTTGCCCCTTCAATCCAGCGGAGCCCACGCCAACTGGCTCAGACTGCCCTTTCGGTGAGCCTAGAGAGGGCTAAGTCCACCCAGGCATTCGTCTCCAAAATGAAGAAATTCAGGGGACTTAAGAGGAGGCAATATGAAGCAATTAAAGATTGCATTGAGGAGATGAGTGAGAGCGTGGACAGGCTGAGCAAATCAGTACAAGAGCTCAAGTACATGGGTCAAGCCAAGGGTCAGGATTTCTTGTGGCACGTTAGCAATGTGGAGACCTGGGTTAGTGCTGCACTAACCGATGAGAACACTTGTGTTGATGGGTTCGCAGGAAGGGCTTTGGATGGTAAGATTAAGGCCTCCATCGGAGCTCGAGTCATTAATGTCGCTCAAGTCACCAGCAATGCTTTGTCATTGGTTAACCAGTTTGCCTCCAAGCAGTGA